A genomic window from Trueperaceae bacterium includes:
- the pnp gene encoding polyribonucleotide nucleotidyltransferase — protein MDSQGHGLAGHRVYRTELGGRELIIETGKYAKQLHGSVTVRCGDTLVLVTAAMSDATSPMPFLPLTVEYEERHYAVGKIPGSFLRREGRPGTQATLNARLIDRQIRPLFPKQLRNEVQVIATILSADQVNDPAPLAAIGASAALSISDIPWAGPTACCTVGYQDGRYVLNPSMKDLHDGLSQLELTVAASADAVLMVEAAADELPEDVMVGAIEFAQRELARVVSLIAEMREEVGLPKREFTPAVELEDALVEEVTRAAREAGLRDALLTKGKHERADAVKALRDRLIAARVPDPEAPGAAELVEQLKAAFDKAEQAELRRMVLEEDLRTDGRRPDEIRPIWIETGVLPMAHGSAVFTRGETQVLGVTTLGTGRSNRLVDDLGLEQTEEFMLHYNFPPFSTGEVKRLRGTSRRELGHGNLARRALVGTIPSQEEFPYVIRVVAETLESNGSSSMASVCAGSLSLMDAGVPVRAPVAGIAMGLVMEGGRYKILSDILGSEDALGDMDFKVTGTADGVTALQMDIKISGITPAIMREALEQAKRGRLHILSKMAEALPGPRPELSPRAPRIIQVKIPVDKIGVVIGPGGKQIRELEALGATIEVLEDGTVRIYSEDSAAANSVKSQIEGLTATAEVGKEYFGRVAKTTDFGAFVTLFPGTDGLLHISQIAEGRVQRVEDYLKEGDLIRVKVHNIDERGKIDLVRPELEGKVAPRGSRGGGGG, from the coding sequence GTGGACTCACAAGGACACGGACTAGCGGGCCACAGGGTGTACCGGACCGAGCTGGGTGGCCGCGAGCTGATCATCGAGACGGGCAAGTACGCCAAGCAGCTCCACGGCAGCGTGACGGTGCGCTGCGGAGACACGCTGGTCCTCGTCACGGCCGCCATGAGCGACGCGACGTCGCCCATGCCGTTCCTGCCGCTCACCGTGGAGTACGAGGAGCGGCACTACGCCGTCGGCAAGATCCCGGGCTCGTTCCTCCGCCGCGAGGGACGTCCCGGCACGCAGGCCACGCTCAACGCCCGCCTCATCGACAGGCAGATCAGGCCGCTGTTCCCCAAGCAGCTCCGCAACGAGGTCCAGGTCATCGCGACGATCCTCTCGGCCGACCAGGTCAACGACCCGGCGCCGCTGGCCGCGATCGGCGCCTCGGCGGCGCTGTCGATCTCCGACATCCCCTGGGCGGGACCCACGGCCTGCTGCACGGTGGGCTACCAGGACGGCCGTTACGTGCTCAACCCGAGCATGAAGGACCTCCACGATGGGCTCAGCCAGCTCGAGCTGACGGTCGCCGCCAGCGCCGACGCCGTGCTGATGGTCGAGGCCGCCGCCGACGAGCTGCCCGAGGACGTGATGGTCGGGGCGATCGAGTTCGCCCAGCGCGAGCTCGCCCGCGTGGTCTCCCTCATCGCCGAGATGCGCGAGGAGGTCGGCCTGCCGAAGCGCGAGTTCACGCCGGCCGTGGAGCTCGAGGACGCCCTGGTCGAGGAGGTCACGCGCGCCGCTCGCGAGGCGGGCCTGAGGGACGCGCTGCTCACGAAGGGCAAGCACGAGCGCGCCGACGCCGTGAAGGCGCTGCGCGACAGGCTCATAGCCGCCCGCGTGCCCGACCCCGAGGCCCCCGGCGCGGCCGAGCTCGTCGAGCAGCTCAAGGCCGCCTTCGACAAGGCCGAGCAGGCCGAGCTGCGGCGCATGGTCCTCGAGGAGGACCTCCGCACCGACGGACGCCGGCCCGACGAGATCAGGCCCATCTGGATCGAGACGGGCGTGCTGCCCATGGCGCACGGCTCGGCCGTCTTCACGCGCGGCGAGACGCAGGTGCTGGGCGTGACGACGCTCGGCACGGGCCGCAGCAACAGGCTGGTCGACGACCTCGGCCTCGAGCAGACCGAGGAGTTCATGCTCCACTACAACTTCCCGCCGTTCTCGACGGGCGAGGTCAAGCGCCTGCGCGGCACCTCGCGCCGCGAGCTGGGCCACGGCAACCTGGCCAGGCGGGCGCTCGTCGGCACGATCCCCTCGCAGGAGGAGTTCCCCTACGTGATCAGGGTCGTGGCGGAGACGCTGGAGTCGAACGGCTCCTCGTCGATGGCCTCGGTCTGCGCCGGCTCGCTCTCGCTGATGGACGCCGGCGTCCCCGTGAGGGCCCCGGTCGCGGGCATCGCGATGGGCCTCGTCATGGAGGGCGGCAGGTACAAGATCCTCTCCGACATCCTCGGCAGCGAGGACGCCCTCGGCGACATGGACTTCAAGGTCACCGGCACCGCCGACGGCGTGACGGCGCTGCAGATGGACATCAAGATCTCCGGCATCACGCCGGCGATCATGCGCGAGGCGCTAGAGCAGGCGAAGCGCGGCCGTCTCCACATCCTGTCCAAGATGGCCGAGGCGCTGCCCGGTCCGCGCCCCGAGCTCTCCCCCCGCGCGCCGCGCATCATCCAGGTCAAGATCCCCGTCGACAAGATCGGCGTGGTCATCGGCCCCGGCGGCAAGCAGATCCGCGAGCTCGAGGCACTGGGCGCCACGATCGAGGTCCTCGAGGACGGCACCGTGCGGATCTACTCGGAGGACTCCGCGGCGGCGAACTCCGTCAAGTCACAGATCGAGGGGCTCACGGCCACCGCCGAGGTCGGCAAGGAGTACTTCGGCCGGGTCGCCAAGACCACCGACTTCGGCGCCTTCGTCACCCTCTTCCCCGGCACCGACGGCCTGCTGCACATCAGCCAGATCGCCGAGGGGCGCGTCCAGCGCGTCGAGGACTACCTCAAGGAGGGCGACCTCATCAGGGTCAAGGTGCACAACATCGACGAGCGCGGCAAGATCGACCTGGTGCGGCCCGAGCTCGAGGGCAAGGTCGCGCCGCGCGGCTCCCGCGGCGGCGGCGGCGG
- the rpsO gene encoding 30S ribosomal protein S15 produces MPLTAEQKSEVVKAFGRDANDTGSTAVQVALLTKRIEELSQHLQTHKKDHHSRRGLLMMVGKRKRLLSYLEKTDYEAYKDLIGRLGLRR; encoded by the coding sequence ATGCCACTCACCGCCGAACAGAAGTCCGAGGTCGTGAAGGCCTTCGGCAGGGACGCCAACGACACGGGCTCGACGGCCGTCCAGGTCGCGCTGCTGACCAAGCGCATCGAGGAGCTCTCGCAGCACCTCCAGACGCACAAGAAGGACCACCACTCGCGTCGCGGCCTGCTCATGATGGTCGGCAAGCGCAAGCGCCTGCTGTCGTACCTCGAGAAGACCGACTACGAGGCCTACAAGGACCTTATCGGCCGTCTGGGCCTGCGGCGCTGA
- a CDS encoding S9 family peptidase, translated as MARRLKTEDLHGLRFVSDPQVSPDGRTAAAVVTEIVRGEGDAPPRYRARVHLFALPASARPGRRGKDGWPRAALGEGVVFTRSEHRDLSPRFSPDGRHLAFLSVRAEKEPPQLYVMPLSGGEPRRLTEHAAGVKEFVWHPSGEELLYLSRGEEEDDRAEKGLPLRVRRLRYRGDGEGFYPPGAPDLHAVTLAGDGRLVLSLPERAHGLAVGPDPDVVYLIRPGDERAEADFRADVVAVDLRRGSERVVAAGLCSVESVSPSPDGRYLAVAASHRDDLVSHTGVFLFDAGGDGDVPNARRLVSGDLDVSPAEASDSRHGAHPNRPAWTSLASGEPVLLVNAFADGVTGLGLLGLDGSFERLQDGAKPRAVTSFASLGGGAAVFVAESPVHPGELWFRDARGAETRLSGLNDEWCAGLHLHRPEGPFAANGHGVRYWVMRPRRPRADRAAVLEVHGGPHTAYGAGFMFEFQLLASRGYAVVYGNPRGSAGLGHGFAAHVLGDYGGDDARDVLDIADAALATLGATDAPLHLTGGSYGGFMTNWLVGVTDRFRSAVSQRSISNWTSMYGTSDIGPAFVERELGGRPWADLDTLWRQSPVRNAANVRTPLLLVHSEEDWRCPIEQAEQLFAALKRLGRAEVELLRFPGECHELSRSGRPDRRVLRLEAIVGWFEDHP; from the coding sequence ATGGCGCGCAGACTGAAGACCGAGGACCTCCACGGCCTTAGGTTCGTTTCCGACCCGCAGGTGTCGCCAGACGGCCGCACCGCCGCCGCGGTCGTGACCGAGATCGTGCGGGGCGAGGGGGACGCGCCGCCGCGCTACCGCGCCCGCGTCCACCTCTTCGCGCTGCCCGCGTCGGCGCGTCCGGGTCGCAGGGGCAAGGACGGCTGGCCGCGGGCCGCGCTCGGCGAGGGGGTGGTCTTCACGCGGTCCGAGCACCGCGACCTCTCGCCGCGCTTCAGCCCCGACGGCCGCCACCTGGCGTTCCTGTCCGTGCGGGCCGAGAAGGAGCCGCCCCAGCTCTACGTGATGCCGCTCTCCGGAGGCGAGCCGCGCCGCCTCACCGAGCACGCGGCCGGGGTCAAGGAGTTCGTCTGGCACCCGTCCGGCGAGGAGCTCCTCTACCTCTCGCGCGGCGAGGAGGAGGACGACCGCGCCGAGAAGGGCCTGCCGCTGCGCGTGAGGCGCCTGCGCTACCGCGGCGACGGCGAGGGCTTCTACCCGCCCGGAGCCCCCGACCTGCACGCCGTCACGCTGGCGGGCGACGGTCGGCTCGTGCTGAGCCTCCCCGAGCGCGCCCACGGGCTCGCGGTGGGTCCGGACCCCGACGTCGTCTACCTGATACGCCCGGGGGACGAGCGGGCCGAGGCCGACTTCCGCGCCGACGTCGTCGCCGTCGACCTGCGCCGCGGCAGTGAGCGCGTCGTCGCCGCCGGCCTCTGCAGCGTCGAGAGCGTCTCCCCCTCCCCCGACGGACGCTACCTGGCCGTGGCCGCGTCGCACCGCGACGACCTGGTGAGCCACACCGGCGTGTTCCTCTTCGACGCCGGCGGCGACGGCGACGTGCCGAACGCCAGGCGCCTGGTCTCCGGCGACCTCGACGTCAGCCCCGCCGAGGCGAGCGACTCGCGCCACGGCGCGCACCCGAACCGGCCGGCCTGGACGAGCCTGGCGAGCGGCGAGCCGGTGCTGCTCGTGAACGCGTTCGCGGACGGCGTCACGGGCCTGGGGCTCCTGGGCCTCGACGGGTCGTTCGAGCGCCTGCAGGACGGCGCCAAGCCGCGGGCGGTCACGTCCTTCGCCTCGCTGGGCGGCGGCGCGGCCGTGTTCGTCGCCGAGTCGCCGGTGCATCCCGGCGAGCTCTGGTTCCGCGACGCGCGGGGCGCCGAGACGCGCCTCTCCGGGCTCAACGACGAGTGGTGTGCCGGGCTGCACCTGCACCGGCCCGAGGGGCCCTTCGCGGCCAACGGCCACGGGGTGCGCTACTGGGTGATGAGGCCGCGCCGGCCCCGCGCCGACCGCGCCGCGGTCCTCGAGGTGCACGGCGGTCCCCACACGGCCTACGGCGCCGGGTTCATGTTCGAGTTCCAGCTCCTGGCCTCCCGCGGCTACGCCGTCGTCTACGGCAACCCGCGCGGGAGCGCCGGCCTGGGCCACGGGTTCGCGGCCCACGTCCTCGGCGACTACGGCGGCGACGACGCGCGGGACGTGCTCGACATCGCCGACGCCGCCCTGGCGACCCTGGGCGCGACGGACGCGCCCCTGCACCTCACGGGCGGCTCGTACGGCGGGTTCATGACGAACTGGCTCGTGGGCGTCACCGACCGCTTCCGCAGCGCCGTCAGCCAGCGCTCGATAAGCAACTGGACGAGCATGTACGGCACGTCCGACATCGGCCCGGCGTTCGTGGAGCGCGAGCTGGGCGGACGACCCTGGGCCGACCTCGACACCCTGTGGCGGCAGAGCCCCGTGCGCAACGCGGCGAACGTGCGCACGCCGCTGCTGCTCGTCCACTCGGAGGAGGACTGGCGCTGCCCCATCGAGCAGGCCGAGCAGCTCTTCGCGGCGCTCAAGCGCCTGGGCCGGGCCGAGGTGGAGCTCCTGCGCTTCCCCGGCGAGTGCCACGAGCTCTCGCGCTCCGGGCGCCCCGACCGGCGCGTGCTGCGCCTCGAGGCGATCGTCGGCTGGTTCGAGGACCACCCCTGA